The region tatgtttacatatataaatatacagacacatatatgtatactctatacttatatataaaaatatctataaagtatataaagaatatataatgtatatactaaaatgtatattttataaagtatatatgAGTAAATCTATATACTTATATGTTATTTAAACTTATACATATTTGTACTTATATGGATGTATAAgtatgttctatatatatatcaataagtatatataaatataaaaatataaagaatgtgtgtgtgtatttacaccTTAATAGTACATTACAGGTACTACGTGAGAACAGAGAAAGATTTACCTAATGCTACAAAAGGAAGTCAGGAGAGATTTGACAGAAGAAGTGATATTTGTACTAAGTCTTAAAGGATCCGCAAGTGTTTACTGGTTGGAAAAACAGGGGTGGTTTTTGCCAAGAAAGCAATAAAcatagaagaataaaaacaagaaaagtatgTGTAgggaattgaagaaaaaaatgatatgggTGTGTTGACTGGGAAAAGATGGGTTTGGAAAGGTGCCAAAACAAGAAGAGCCTGGCTAAAGATGGTGTTACAGGGTGTTTTAGGCTACCAGGGCCATGCATAGAGAGACAAAGGTTCATATCTTATCCTGATTTTCGCTCACTACAGGCCTTGGGATGATTGTTTACCTTTTTGTAGTTTTCTCCCTGTGAAGTAGGGATAAAATGTTTCATAGTTACAAGAAATATTCATGATTATGTCAAGCTTTTCACAGCATCTAAATCATGTATGGCCTCAATAAATTGGACTATCACCACAGATCTTTCACAAGTTTGAACTTTATTCTAATGATGGGAGCTACTGAAGGACTGAAAACAGTGCAGTGATTCATAGAGTTAGCACTTTCTGCATAATCTCGGTGGCTGCGGTAGAGGATGGACCAAGGGAAGGAGGAGCCTGGCTTTGCATGTTGAATGACAGGTCAGGCAAGCAGGTGTGGAAAAGATAAGAACAAGGACATTGGCTACAGAGATGAAGATGAATAGATTACAGGGATAGATTAAAAGAACttagttaaaaattaaatacagaaagagggagagggttGAGTAGAGCATCAGCTCAAAAATGTTGTCTTGAATGGCAGGAAATGGtgaataatattataaaaaatgcataaatatgAGAAGAATCAGGTGTGAAAAGATGGATGCTGGGCTCAATATTAGACGTGTTGAGTTTCATCAGTATCCTTTTGGAAACACCTAGTGAGAAGGCAGAAACTCAGGCCTGATATGTAACGGAGTTATCCGGACTAGAGATTAATGTCTAAGAGCCACCACTgtataagtaataataataatagataatataatGAATGAGAAGTTAAGGTGTTCAAGGACAGTAAACTGAATAACATAAATATTTGAGCAATGGAAATAAGAGAATGCATAGAAGCTATCACAAAAATCAGAAGAGAACCAGCAGATCTTGGCATTAAGAATTTCTAGAGAGAGCTCTAAAAAGGAAGGCATGGCCAGAGCACACAACTATTGcaccaaaaaaaatcaataaaagcagGTATGATTAAGACTCTCCATTGCATTTGGCCCCTAGAAGTCACTGGTGAATTTAAGGAGCATTGCTTTAGCTAAGtgggttttaaaaaaaacattataGGGTGGTTGGTTGAGTAGTAAACTGAgaagtgaagaaatggaaaagataaaCGTGGACTATTTTTTACCCCTTGCCAAAGTGATGTAAGCCTTATATCCATGCAGCACCTCTGCTCTCAACTCGAAACTCACaagtataaaaaaattcaaagtagcTTGCGTGACCTGCAAGATCATACATGACGTAGCATTTAGCTGCTACTTCAAGTGCATTTGCCACCATTCCCCACCTTGCTTCCTCCATTGAATATACATTGgccttcttttgtcttttaaactTGTCAAGCTGCTCTCTGCTTCAGGAACTTTCACttgttcttcctccttccttgaaTGTTTTTCCCTAAGACAGCCACACACTTGCCCTCTGATTTTGATTTCTTCTCTAAAATTACCTACTCAGAGAGGTCTTCTCTGACTACCCTATATAAAATGCATCACTCTTACCTTCCTCCTTTGCTCCATATTTCTTTATTGCATTACATTACCTTGCATTgcagcatgtatgtatgtgtttatttttgtctctgtTCTGTTTCTGTTCATTGTATTTTCAGTACCTAGGTGTAGAAGTAATTGCAGttcttgccattgaaagtaatggtaaaaaccacaattacttttgcaccaacctaatagaattaTGTCTGCCATGTAATACAAtttcaatatgtatttattgaatcaattaataaataattattgaaataattgaatattgaaataattattgaaGTAAGATTAATGGTAAtgatacatatttaataatttattcaaataatatttaaaggatTCCAATGATGTGGTGGCTAAAAAAGTCAATCCCTAGagctaatattaaaattaaaaaagagacagtCATGGTTTATGTCCATAAGGCATTCACATTATAGAGGCAATACAGAAATTGACAATGCTGCAGGGAAAATATCATGGTAATTAGTGCATAGTGAACTACAGGAACACATAGGAGAGGGTATTCAAACTAAACTTGGGGAATTTAAGAAGGCCTTCTGAAGGACATCATATCTAAGCTAAGGTGGGTTATATTAGTAGAAGTTAACTAGACAAAGATTAAGGGAAAGCTATttcaggaaaaaatgtttttattccagGAAGAATGAAAATACAGATGTTTACCTATGAGCAAGCATACTATATAAACTGGAAGAATTGTTTAGTGTCATTAACACCGTGAATATACAGAGAAAATTAGGATAGATAAGAAAATAGGATATACATGGAGAGAAAATAAGGTAGGGTCTTGAATGtcattttaaaccttttttaCTTCATTAAAAACTTGTTTATGTATATGTCTCTCTTGCTATATAGTAGTCAACTGAATAGAGTAGTACAAAAGATGAGTCACTGGAATAGTCCTGAAAGAGTGATCTGAATTAGAATAGCATCAGTGAAGGTGATGGTGAGTAAACAGACTTGAGGTATTCAGTAAACAGAAACCCCAGGACTTGGTGATTGGTTGATTAGATACTACGGAGAGATGTGATATGGAGAAGTCTAACATAAAACATGACATTTGACTTGCGCCACTGAGATAATGAAAAGTACAGATGTTGCTAGAGTCTGGAaatcaaaagagagaaagacaagttctggaattatatatttgttatttatcaATATATGGATGGTAAATGAAATCATGGGAGTGGATGACATTGagaagaaataatagaatatGGCCAGAAAATTGCCAAGGATGGGAAGAACTATACTTAAGGGTGGAGCAATAAAGGCACACCAGCAAAGAGGCAGAGAGGAACTGAAATAATTGAAATACAGAGGAAAACTGGTGAGGGCGAGGTTATCAAAGAAAGTTCAGTAAAGTAGTGAGATTGGCGGAATTCATAAGGGTGGAGTAGATAATACTAAAGGTGATGATGACCATGGTACTGCTTGTGATGTTGTGAATGTTAGTGAAGCTGaagaattaataaccagaaataTCCATTTATTTTCAGCTCAATCCCCAAGGAATGTCAGCCCAATATTCGCTCAGTCCTCAATTCATGCTGCTATCCAACATTACTCAGTTTAGCCCCATATTCTATCTCACCAGCTTTCCTGGACTGGAGGGCATCAAACACTGGATTTTCATCCCGTTTTTCTTTATGTACATGGTTGCCATCTCAGGCAATTGTTTCATTCTGATCATTATTAAGACCAACCCTCATCTGCACACACCCATGTACTATCTACTATCCTTGCTGGCCCTCACTgacctggggctgtgtgtttccaccTTGCCCACCACTATGGGGATCTTCTGGTTTAACTCCCATAGTATCTACTTTGGAGTGTGTCAAATCCAGATGTTCTGCATCCACTCGTTTTCCTTCATGGAGTCCTCAGTGCTCCTCATCATGTCCTTTGACCGCTTTGTGGCCATCTGCCACCCTCTGAGGTATTCGGTCATTATCACTGGCCAGCGAGTGGTCAGGGCAGGCCTAATTGTCATCTTCCGGGGACCTGTGGCCACTATCCCTATTGTCCTCCTCCTGAAGGCTTTTCCCTACTGTGGATCTGTGGTCCTCTCCCACTCATTTTGCCTGCACCAGGAAGTGATACAGCTGGCCTGCACAGATACCACCTTCAATAATCTGTATGGACTGATGGTGGTAGTTTTCACTGTGATGCTGGACCTGGTGCTCATCGCACTGTCCTATGGACTCATCCTGCACACAGTAGCAGGCCTGGCCTCCCAAGAGGAGCAGCGCCGTGCCTTTCGGACATGCACCGCTCATCTCTGTGCTGTGCTAGTATTCTTTGTGCCCATGATGGGGCTGTCCCTGGTGCACCGTTTTGGGAAGCATGCCCCACCTGCTATTCATCTTCTTATGGCCAATGTCCACCTTTTAGTGCCTCCCATGCTTAACCCAATCATATACAGTATTAAGACCAAGGAGATCCACCGTGCCATCATCAAGTTCCTAGGTCTTAAAAAGGCCAGTAAATGAGTCCTGGGGCTAAAACTCCCCCTAGAGGCCTATAAGAAGGCCCCAAAATGGACTGAAAATTTGGAGTATTGAGTATATAGCATGCTCTTAAAGATTTTTTGCCCCTGTCCTAAATAAAATATGGGCAAATTTATTTCTGGAGTTGTGGCTTTAAAAAACTGAACTTCTCTTGCTTAGATTTTAATGGCTCCTCCTACAGCTGAGAACTGGCATTTTTGGTAGCATCAAAGCTATCCAGAAGGCAACTTTAGTGAAGGTCATCATCAATGTaactaaaactaaaatgaaactaaataaaaactaaaaagaacaataaataccAGAGCACCCAGAGGAGAGCCTGGCAGAGACCAGGTAAATGCCATTTGCTCTAACTCACCTCCGGAAATACACCTCCTTCCGTGGTTCCTTGGGACTGCTTCCATCTTCTCTACCTGGCCAAGTTTCTTCTCATCTTTTTCTATCCTGGTCAGCAGTAACTTTCAGACCCCCAAGTCACATCAGAAACCTCAGAACTCCTGCATTCTTCCTCAACACCTGTTTCAAGCAACGCCCCCCCAAATTTCTAAGGTTGTGCTCTCTCCTGACCATATTCCTCTAGAAGAAGAGACTTTGATCCTATCCTTGACTCCTCTCATCTCTGATTTTACCTTACAACCTCAAGTCTGACATTAAGCTAAAGTCAGTATTTACTTGTAGGTGTTTTAGTTGTGTGATATTGAACAATGACATGTAACGTGAGAAAGCTTCAGCCAAGGAAACTCTCACAAACATATTGAAGTCACAATCCCATTGCTCAGGAGGAAATAAACTTTACACTGGCTGATCAGCCTGTCCCTACGAGTGACTAAATGCAATCCTTGCAGGGGTCTCAGCTTTGAAATTGCTTCCTCAAggacattttcacagatagctcctCCCTTTCCAATGGTAGAGCACCAAATGCTCCATCAGTTTCCTTCCACAGTGCCCTGCATTTCCTGTTGTAACATTTGTCACACAGTAATGTCCTGTTTATGAAGGTGTTTGCCTGTGTCCATTAGAATGACTAAATCAAGATCCCTGGAGGAATTATGCATGTCTTGCTCACcagtaaatgtatataaatacaatgccTAGCACGTGCcatatactcaataaatattaaatgtatgcGTGGACATATAGATACATAAAGAGGGATCCAGAGCTAACAGAAGTTCTCTTCTTGTCTCAAGGAACTCCTCCTCTTCACATTCAGAAGCCCAAGAAGACACCTTTCTGCTGGCATCCATCAAGGTGGTGTCTTCATTGTCCCAGTTCTACTTTACTCAGGCCCTCTGGATCCTCCCACCCATTCTCCTACAGGTTAAAATTaccatgaggccaggcacggtggcttatgctgtaatcccagcactttgggagaccaaggtgggaggattgctgaaggccaggagtttgagaccaacttcaGGCAAgaagattacttgagtccaggagtttgagaccagcctgaacaatatagcaagaccctatctctacaaaaaaaattaaaattagccatgtgtggcggtgcacgtctgtagtctcagctacttgggaggctgaggtgggaagaatgcttgagcccaggaggttgaggctgcagtgagccataatcacactactgcctgggtgaccaagtgagaccccgtttcaaaaataaaaaggaaaacaaacaaaattacaaagcgaaatttaaaaaagaaccaaactctaaaaatatgtatgtatgtttgtgcgGTTtcttgtgtatgtttgtgtggtaTCTCATGTTTGCATGTGTGGTTGCTGTCAGACTCTCAGGCTTGGGAGGCCCTCTGGAACCCAGCAGTTTCTCCAGCCTTACAGGCTGGCACGCCTTAAACATAGGTTCCATTCTAAACTTTAATTTACATCCACATAGTAGGCCACTTACTCAATAGCAGTTCCGAGACTTAGAATATTCTTCTCCATGTTGAGAGGAAATTCCTGTTCTATAGATCTCATTTGGTAGAATGGGGTATAAAAAATATAGGATTTGGATTTAGATTAGCACTGAAGTCCCATTTTGCCTCTTATTAACAAATAGACCACTGACATctaaatttcattcttttcaaattaGGAAATACCTACAGGTAATAACATATTTGAAAACTTCTACCTTActcaaatttaaaatgcaaattaacatatctTAATTTGTTACTAAACGAATATTGAAGAATAGAGTTAACAATCAATAtctggctggacacggtggctcacgcctgtaatcccagcactctgggaggccgaggcgggtggatcacgaggtcaggagattgagaccatcctggctaacacggtgaaacccagtctctactaaaaatacaaaaagttagccggcatggtggcgggcgcctgtagtcccagctactcaggaggctggggcaggagaatggcgtgaacccaggaggtggagcttgcagagccgagatcgtgccactgcactccagcctgggcaacagagcgagactccttctcaaaaacaaaaaaaagaaaaaaaaaatcaatatctgTGCTGTTAAGTATGTGGTAAAAGAGGTATTTTCACATACCAGaatgaaaacataatttaatttgccttttataaaaaacaaaatacatcaaAAGACTTGAAAATATTCATGCTCTGTGTCTCAGAAATGCCACTTCTAAAAATCTGtcctaaataaatgataaattaaaaatttaggatGTAAGCTGCTTGTGgcaaaatttttttcctgtttgctcACAGTTCTAAATCCATCTCCTAGGTCAGtgatcaataaatatgtgttgaactATTTAATAAGTGAATATTATAATTTGTGTTATTGTTCATAATTTTAAGAATGTAAGCATACAAAATgtctagaataaaaatattacataaagcaTATTCATTTGATACACtattattaaaatgacatttaaatgCTTAGGAAACTtagcaaaatattaaataaaaacaataagcaaAATTATGTACAGAACAATCACTATGTAAAAggctataaatatttgtatcaaaagaaaaacagctgttatatataatcttattttcTATATAGATTTCTCTATCTTTGCCGTATACAAATTTTCTGAAGAAATTTCAGTTTTATCATCTAAAAAGAGCATTTTACAATGACTATAAAAAGTTATATACGATTATGCTGAAGATGACAATGAAGATGATAATTATGATCATGATAaatgctaatatttattaagcatttaactCATGGTAGAGAGGGCTgagtactttttattttcattattttacattatttcatttaattttctcaccAAACCTGTGAAGTAGGgaggtattattattttcaatgttttaaaattaggaaactgaggttcacagaGGAAAGCAACTTTCCTTAGTTAAATCATTAACATAAGTCAGAACTGAAATTCAATATCAAGCGCATCTGATTTTCTTAAACCATTATGCTGGACTCCTCTCCAAACAGGGCCACTCGTTTCAGGGCCATGTTTTCCATGTTATACTGAAGGAAGTCCCATCACTTGGCTTCTCCCTAACTTTTTTGTTCCCCTTCCTAGAATATGTTATCTATTTTTCCATTTAGTATCAGGAAAagatagcaacagaaaacagtaaCATAAAATTATTGTATTAAATACTTTTCAATAGACTTGATTTTAAGAGTTATAGATTCACAGAAAAACTCAGTAGAAGGTACTGAGTACCTTCTATTTTGCATATCATGGTTTTTTAAGCACATATTATAATCTAGGTATTATTCTAAGGGCATAATACACTATAAGTCACTTTATCTTGACAATAACCTTATGAGATGGGTACTACTAgattacccattttacagataagtacactgaggctcagagacaaaATATCTTGCCCAATATTATACCAAGTTTGACAGTTCTGACTGTGGTGCTTGTAGTTTTAACTATGCTCCACtgattcaacaacaacaacaaaccaaaaaaccataAAATCAGCCAAAGCTGTACATATTCCTGCTAATGACAGTATCTGCTTTAAATCGTCTGGCCCATTCCTCAGCACAAGCCTATATTCCTGCTGGCAAAAATCTTTACAACTATCCCCTGTTATTTAATATCCACAAGCCTCTCTAAGCCTTTGAAATTGACACTGTATTTGTAAAACACAGATGGCTCATGTAATTGAAGTTCACATAATTTTATGTCTTGCTTTGTGACAACTCTGAGCCTTTGTACATGTTTTCCCCTCTATCTAAAATGTTACCTATTTTGAATGATAGTGCAGACATTAGTAAGGAAAGCTTGCTAAATATTTGTATCACCTGGGAAGCCTGTTTTTGCTTCATCAGGGGAAGTTAGTTTTTTTCACATCAACCTCCTGCAGAAGACAATGCTTTCTGAAAGACAGAGTTTGTGTCTTATTAATGCTTGCATTCAAATATCTGACCCAAAGCTTGTGATCTTTACATACTTGCTCAGTGAATGACAGTGAATAACCACCTTGTCGTAAAGACTGTCTCAAGGGGAGttttgtctgggaaaaaaaatgaaagacaaaaaagaggATTGAGAAGCACCCAATCAATTTTCTTACGCAGTTGGCAGCTGGGGAGAGAAGACAGTGAAGGATCCTCTGGCTCACTGAAATACCTCCTAGAGGTACTCATGGTTCACGGAATTTCCATTTAAGATAACTAGGCATCTCAAATGCTTTGGTCTAGGAGGATGCTAATCCCTCTTTGACATTCATCAAGTCTGCGTCCATCTAGGGAGATTCCTTTGAGGGCCAAAGACCCAAGGAAGAGAGACAGCTTTATAAGTGCCAGTGCAGCCCACGTAGAACAGCATCCTGAGTCCAACAGAAGATGCTGGCATGGAGTGGAAGGGCTGCATGGGAAAGAAGCTACAGAGAAGAAGGGACCAGTAAGTTGCTGAAGGTCCTTTGTTTTGTGGATAAAGGAAGTCATTGGAGTGACCTCTCTAATATCCCTTATCTAGCATGACTATATGCAGGGTTATGGAATAGGGCAGCTTCCAGGAAGATGGCCAATCTGTTGTTAGGGCTGCTGTTCTGTCATATCTCCCATGATGTTTTTGATGGGGAAGACAGATCGGGACTTCTTACTGGGCTATGCCTTGTGGTGAATGATACAGGGTTGTGGCAGGCAAGGAAACATAATCTCAACAATTGCTCCAATTGATGAGGCTTCTAACATTTCAGAGTGCTTTCCTCCACAGCCCCATTAAACCTAATAATTTCTCTCGAAAAGAGGCAGGGTCCATGTGGAAATCTTTCAACATAGTAAAAACGCTAAGGTTTAGAAAGATTCAGTAACTTTGCCAAAGCCATATAGAAGGATTATCCAAAAACCTGTTCAAGAGCTCATGGCTTCCCACTCCAAATATCTTACGCTTCATTGTTGTCAGattatttttcaatcttttcttagagctcactgcaacattgCTCACTGGAATGTTGGAAAGTACAACTAATAAAATGTGTCTATTGAGTATTTGCTTTTAACTGTACTCCATTTAAAATTGCATATGAATGGCTCTCTAATCTACGGAGTATGTAGAATTGTCtcaatttttcagatgaagaaactaagattaATCAGATACTTTGCACAATCATAGAGTGAAGAGCTACTGAAGTTATGATTGTAATACAGATCTGGTCCCAGAGACACTGCTCTTAACCATACTGCACTGCCTAATGAAAGTGTGCCTAGGctgcaagacagggatgccctctctcaccactcctattcaacatagtgttggaagttctggccagggcaatcaggcaggagaaggaaataaaaggcattcaattatgtaaagagaaagtcaaattatccctgtttgcagatgacatgattgtatatctagaaaaccccatcgtctcagcccaaaatccccttaagctgataagcaacttcagcaaagtctcaggatacaaaatcaatgtgcaaaaatcacaagcattcttatacaccaataacagacaaacagtgagtgaactcccattcacaattgcttcaaagagaataaaatacctaggaatccaacttacaagggatgtgaaggacctcttcaaggagaactacaaaccactgctcaaggaaataaaagaggatacaaacaaatggaagaacattccatgctcatgggtaggaagaatcaatatcgtgaaaacagccatactgcccaaggtaatttatagattcaatgccatccccatcaagctaccaatgactttcttcacagaattggaaaaaactactttaaagttcatatggaaccaaaaaagagcccgcatcaccaagtcaatcctaagccaaaagaacaaagctggaggcatcatgctacctgtcttcaaactatactacaaggctacagtaaccaaaacagcatggtactggtaccaaaacagagatatagaccaatggaacagaacagagccctcagaaataataccacacatctacaactatgtgatctttgacaaacctgacaaaaacaagcaatggggaaaggattccctatttaataaatggtgctgggaaaactggctagccatatgtagaaagctgaaactggatcccttccttacaccttatacaaaaattaattcaagatggattaaagacttaaatgttagacctaaaaccataaaaaccctagaagaaaacctaggcattaccattcaggacacaggcataggcaacgacttcatgtctaaaacaccaaaagcaatggcaacaaaagccaaaa is a window of Gorilla gorilla gorilla isolate KB3781 chromosome 9, NHGRI_mGorGor1-v2.1_pri, whole genome shotgun sequence DNA encoding:
- the OR51M1 gene encoding olfactory receptor 51M1, giving the protein MSAQYSLSPQFMLLSNITQFSPIFYLTSFPGLEGIKHWIFIPFFFMYMVAISGNCFILIIIKTNPHLHTPMYYLLSLLALTDLGLCVSTLPTTMGIFWFNSHSIYFGVCQIQMFCIHSFSFMESSVLLIMSFDRFVAICHPLRYSVIITGQRVVRAGLIVIFRGPVATIPIVLLLKAFPYCGSVVLSHSFCLHQEVIQLACTDTTFNNLYGLMVVVFTVMLDLVLIALSYGLILHTVAGLASQEEQRRAFRTCTAHLCAVLVFFVPMMGLSLVHRFGKHAPPAIHLLMANVHLLVPPMLNPIIYSIKTKEIHRAIIKFLGLKKASK